The region AGCCTGTTTTCGGTTCCTGACCTTTGTAAGGAATCGGCATCCAGTCTTTTAGTTTCGGACTTAATAATTGTTTGATCTTTCCGAATGCAGATTTTTCCTTATTGGCTTTCAGTAAAGCTTTTCTTAATCTCGGAGAAGATTCAAAAGGGATGTTGCTCATGGCTTCAACACCGCAGGCAATTCCGCTTTCAATTTGTCCTAAAGCAATTTTGTTTCCGATGTAAACTGCAGCTTCAATTCCTGTATCACAGGCCTGCTGCAAATCGCACGCAGGAGTTGCCGGATCAAGAGAAGTTTCCATAACGGATTCTCTGATGAGATTGCTTTCGGAAATATGTTTGATTACCGCACCTCCTGCGACTTCACCCAAAAGTTTTCCTTTCAGATGATAGCGGTCAATCAGACCATTCAAAGCAGGAACCAGTAAGTCCTGATTTCCTTTATCCGCGTATGCTGTGTTGATTCTGGCAAACGGAATTCTGTTGTATCCTACAATTGCCACTTTTTTTGTTTCCATATGGTGAAGTTTATGATGGAATAATTTTAAGTTCCTGATTGATCATGAGCAATATTCTGTCTAAAGCAAGATTGAGGTATTTTTCATCTCCGGTAGTTTTAGAGAGTAAAATTCCGCCCTCAACGATCATAATGAATAATGATCCGTATTTGTCAGCATTTACATGAGCGTGTATTTCACATCTTTCCTGTCCTTCTGTGATGACCGTTTTTATAGTCCTGATCCAGCTTTCGAAAGATTCTGTAACTTGTTTTCTTAAAACAGGGAAGGTATCATCTGCTTCAGTTGCTGCATTCATTATAGGGCATCCTCCGTTTTCAAAAACAGCTTTCCAGTTTTTTCTGTAAAAATCCACAAATGCTTTCAGCTTATCGATAGTACTGGGAAATTCGTTGCCCAGCGAGCGAGCCATATTTTTCCCCAGGAGACCGGAATTGTATTTGTATGCTTCAAGAGCCACTTCATCTTTATTTT is a window of Candidatus Chryseobacterium colombiense DNA encoding:
- a CDS encoding TetR/AcrR family transcriptional regulator, whose translation is MSKAEKTKQYIIEKTASLFNTKGYTSTSLSDITQATGLSKGSIYGNFENKDEVALEAYKYNSGLLGKNMARSLGNEFPSTIDKLKAFVDFYRKNWKAVFENGGCPIMNAATEADDTFPVLRKQVTESFESWIRTIKTVITEGQERCEIHAHVNADKYGSLFIMIVEGGILLSKTTGDEKYLNLALDRILLMINQELKIIPS